aaCCTATAGAGTAGCTGatggtgttttttgttgttgttgttttaaattatgttgatgtttacatttatacatattagCCATagctttcatttttaacaaCTGATATCAtaagaaatataaattataataaatgacATTACAAAAAGTCATTTGTCAAATTAAAGAACTTAAAACTAAAGCATTTCATACTGTTTACAACCTAAagagaatataaaaacaacaacataagaaATATCAAGTGTCACGTCTTCCTACCATCACCCAGCAGGTTTTCACTTCTTTAATACGTTGTGAAACACTTCATggtccttttttctctttcttatcaCACAAGAAACTATTATTgacttaattatttattattgtaatcCCACTGCTCATTattgtaattaattatttattaaatatgttCTTTGGAGCCACGTTTCATATAGACGGTTACAAACTTTctaagaaaaacctgttttcttttttcttttttcaaggAATTTGAACATTATATTAGAAATACTGAATAATGTAGTAACCAGACACTGAATTGTCTGACAGTAACACTtctaatttcattattttgttttattaacaatCATTATTTGTATTACCcccacatgtaaaaaaaaaaaaaaaaaaggaggaagaggttAAATTATGCAATAACTTCTCCTGAAACTGCTGTACAGGGGCTGTTCAGAAGCAGATAACAACCTGTGGTCACTGATATATTTAACACATCATAGTGGTGGAACAGCAGCACGTAACCAGGAAGCTTTGAGGTATTTTACTATTTAGCATAAATGCAATTTTAAGCAGGAACTTCTTGAACAcatgtttatatattcatatgttAGTCCTGCTGTATTTCCCTactttaattatcattattatttgtagtagtagtagtaatgatagcagtagtagtactcctgctgcttttcattatgTGTTCACAGTACTTTTATTTGTGAGTTGAGTTTTCATGATCAGGTTTTGCGTTCCTCTCCATGCCTCCATGTTTTCTTCAGTTCCATTTTGTGCATTGTCGGCAAGTTTGTGTTAATCTTTGGGGAACATTGTAATAGTGGAAATAATGGTTTTGGTAGGAACAGAGATtattagatgctaaaaaaaacgtgtgaaatgtgagaaataaagcATGAGATATATACTGATATACAGCTGGGGAACAGGagatgtgtatctgtgtctgtgtttgtgtgtctgtcaaaggctacttttggggacaaatttcagattaattttattttgaagtctGATTAACCAGACTGAACGGCACAAAATACTAACGACTCATTCATTACTTATCAGcatctctgcagctctcctcagctttacagagctttacagagagtttcagctcattgtttatctgtcacCCTCTTGGTTCACTCTCTGCACTCTTATAGcttcattttcagccacagcaggcagctgttatcagaggaaaagctctaaaaacccactgtacactacctgctcagcaccaacagACAGttgctgtagactagctggtgaacattgtggagcatttagcagctaaagagccagatatttccctcaggagttggtagagagcaaaaacagagctaaaagagagtgaatattggacttacattcaccaggtgaatGAGACTAACCTTTGTCCTAATATTCATGTCTTTTTCAATGCTCCTGCATGCTTTATAGCAAGAATGCCAATCGCAATGATCTTGAAAAAGTACAACTTCTCTCTTCTTTAGAAGTCTAAGTAGAGGAACCTCCTGTGTCTCATACTCACCACTCAATCAGGTTGAGATCCTGCAGCTTTCAAAAGTGAATTTTATGTGTTTcctttgtactttttttgttttactgtcatcCAGTGTAGAAGCAATAATGGTGTCACTCTATTCATAATGTAGCAcataaaaactgtgaatttagtgatgcaaaacaagaaaacagagaTGCAAACAGTCATGAAAACCAACATGCAAACAGTGACAGTTTACTGCTGTCCAACCAGtaagtttctccctctcttcccttctaTACAAATTTGACATGTGAGAAATACAAGTATCTGACTGTgtcataaaatatacagtaaaatatacagtattttgaatAATAAAACTGAGTTAAAGTAAGACACATAATATAGAAACATAGAAACAGGGAAGAATGAGAATAAAGGTAGTGGCACTGCTTAGAAATGTCTTCCAGGAATTCCTGGAAATGATGAAAGctgaattttatattttcattggaAATATTCACATGAAGTTACTTTCATGACAAAGTTCAAACTCTCAAAGGAAGATAAAACCACAACCCTGTATGTGACATCTTTGAGGAAGTTACATATCCTGTGTGGTTTTGGCCAATCAGAGAGTGATGTGATCTGAGATCAGTTAATCACAAATGTGTTTCAGTGCTTTCACTcaccatatttactgtagactgtTTGGATGCAGACGACCAAACATCAACCTCTGTGTAGGGAACTCATCCAGGTGTGGTCTTGCAGCTTTCCAGGTaagttttgtgacatttttcacttgtgtATGTAGAGATTGTAAAAGTGACATTAGAACTGCAAACAGTCATGATAATGAGTATGCAAACTGTGACAAGCAGACAGCTTTGGACTGTAGGTGTACAGAATACTGTGGTTAAaccaactgtgttttatttcatttgcgTTTTATTCCcgtaaatacaattttgatgtgtaaaaaagacaaaagaaaatagCTAAAAAGATAATAACATTCAgaacttttcactattttgaatgaaataaaatgagctaaataaagaagaatgaagaaacaaatgttgtttattatatttctgtatttcttgtatttactgtatgttctgaGCCAACATTGATCCACATAGAGGtatttatagtgatatttgCAGTTTTGATGACAGTTGAAATATGAAagagtttcctctgctgtgacgatatgaaaagaaataaaataagataaaaaataaaagtctaacAGAGGGATAGAGTTACACAAACCAAGATAGATTACAGTCAATTAATGATTCCATCTCAtaagtgtttcttttgtttgtttgttttatttgttggttatttttggtgatttggtacattttatcctttattgagaggagacagtagagtcagacaggaaatgaggagagagagagagagatggggatgaCATGCAACTAAGATCTGCTGGAATCAAACTGGACATAAATGTTGTAGTTTTGTGGTATGAGTCTTAACCAGTACGCTACAGGGATGACCAGTATGTTAGTGTTGTTAAACATGGTGAATGTACCAGCCTGCAGTTGTTTCctctaatttattttcatactaACTCCAAAACATAGTCAGAGTGCACAAtctataaacaaaatataaaatatgtagaTGATTCATAAAATGGTTTGGTCAGACATGCGAACCTCCTTGTCCAAAATCAGAGATCACAGAGTTATTCAACTGGTGGGATGTCAAGTGCAGAAGACAAACATCCTAGACCAATGTCTCTGTACCTTAAATTACTGAAATAACTGTATGACATTCTGTAGTAATGACCTCACatcatcatgtaaaaatatttatatacataacAAGGACTTGTATTATCTGACAAGttattttttgatgaaatatagaaattcaacgattagtcgattattCTCATTGCTactttattgctttattgttttttcaaattattgttTCAATCATTCTTCAAGCAGAAAGatcaaatattctctggtttcagctttttaaataatatgatttgctccttttctttgtcatatgcaacagtacattaaaaatcTTTAGGATCTGGATTGTTGGTCagaaaaatagtaaataaaatagtaaGCTGAAGACATCCCCACAGAAATTTTGAGTGtcatttttttacagtgtgtaaaacactacattttataaactcaaAGGTTAATCATTTAATCGGGAATATAATCAGCAGCTTAATCTGTGATGAAAACAATTGTAAGTTGCAGCCTTGAACAAATATTATTAGgagaaaatgtaacaaagacaCCTTTTTTGTGGCTATAATATacactgtatttgtgtgaacTTGCACCTCAAGACTTTAGTGATGTAACTTAACAATGTTATGTAGATATTAAAAAACCTCCATAAACTGATCTCTCATACAACAGGTTTCactctgaagaagaagaagatttctACATCAACACCTCACAGATGGAAAGCAATAACAGCAATGTCACATTCGACTATGATTCCACCTCCGATGACATCCCTTATAATATTGAACGAAATATTGAGTATGTGATAACATGTGTAATCATTGGTATCGGCCTTCCTTTGACTCTAGTGGCCATCTACTCTCTTTATTCCCAGGTGAGTACTTTATGACTaagatttattaattttaggTCATGTGTCTGTCATACAGTCTGTCTGTAAAGAATCTTCATCCTGCTTGGGGGCTGGAAGGAAGTCTTGTAATGACCTATAAATTTAAGCTAATTGGACCTTTAACACATGCAGTTAACATGTGTAGCTTCAATCCAGCTTCTCTTAAGGTGAAGTTAACAGCATCATTAACTTGTAGAGAAGAAATTGTCATAAAAGATTTGTCAGGACAATTTGTACAGCATTATTTGAGCTCATTATTTtgggatttgatttaaataatcaaGAAATATATgttctatatatatgtatatgttcttgttgttgttgagtctTGTAACATTGATTGGCCAGTGTGTCATATTTGATGACACATTGGTCGATGCATGAATGTTTCTGACTGCAATTGCTGGGCagaacaaaatgacatttttattattacctataattccatccacttgtatttttgcacattttgtgcaaaggtcctaaatgaaaattgaagaaaaaaaatgtttccagctgcttttttttatttctaccaCTGTTTTCTTGCAGGTGCAAAATAGCAATGTTGCTCCAATCTTCATCATCAACCTCCTCATCTCTGACATCATTCAGTTCTGCTGCATGATCGTCTTAGTGGCAAAACCTGACTGGAAGATCGATGAAATCTTCTTTTATATTTACTATTATTGTGTGCTGGCCAGTGTTGGCTTCATGGTCTGTGTCGCCGTGGAAAGGTAGCTATCTGtttatcatgtatgtttttagcTACTTCCATGTGTATGACCATTATATTACCATATATATCTGAATCTCCTTAAAGACAGGAATATTCTGTATCTGATGATAGACTGTGTATCTTGTgtttcaggtatttggtcatcACATGGCCAATGTGGTACCACGTCAGAAGAACCATCAAGATCTCTCTTGTAGTCTGTGTCGTGGTCTGGATCCTTCCTCTTGTTTATGTCCTTCCTCTCTATTTCTGGGTTAAATTTGAGATCTCAGAAACCATTTTCGCTGTCTTTCTCCTCGTTCCTTTCCCACTGCTCATATTCTTCTTGGGTGGGACCCTCAAATCGCTGTTTGCTGCCAATCGTGTCCcctctgatgaaaaacgacgaATTATGGGAATTTTGGTCCTGGTGCTGCTCATCTACACACTGCTGTTTCTACCCAACATCATTTGGTCCCTGGTAGAAGACGCAAGACTTAATGATACCTTCGACAACCTGACTTTCATTCTTCTCAGATTCAGTCCTCTTGCAGACTtgattctgtatgttttcattaggaAAGGGGTCATAGACAAGCTTTTggcctctctgtgttgttgcagaATGGACAGTGATGATAACAGCAGATCATCAGTATGAAAgacaacaacatgtacacagTCAGCTCCAtgcaggcagagaaagagggagaaagaaaagagagaaaacagatgttaactgtaatgtgtctgaatgttcactaaaatacacttaaactagcaaaaaagagataaataaaGTGTTTGCTGTATGACAACAAAAGACTTTGTGCCACATCATtagttgaaatgtttgtgtcagttatgctcaaagaaaactactaaGACTGTTTGTTGTCAGCCAGTGGTGTGACCATCACAAGTAGATGAAAAGGAAGCATTGTTTTGATTATGTTGTGAGAGAAGTGGTTGGTGGGAAATGTTTGTCCATGCAGGTGAACTTTTTCTGGTTCACTGTTAGGGCTTCAACAAATGTGCATTAAGTTGATGTCTATCATTATTATCCTCTGAAGGGCACATagcatgctttttgtgattttctgtcatttatattcataatttaagtctgctgaggggcagcttcctggagctggccaatcagaacagagtgggctcatcaggaggcggggccttaaagagacagtagcTAAAAGGACctctttcagacagaggctgaactgaggggctgcataaaggggcagtattagataaataaggagttttttgaactgtaagtcatgcagaaatattccagtagagccccagaataaaactatagacctggaaatgtgcatgttatgtcccctttaatcaAAGAAGCAAAACAGATATTACTTGTTGATCAACTGAGCTGTTCAACATCATGATCACCCTGTTATTATAGCTGCCACTCTGTCTTATTTCTACAGGGACATCATCATATCAAGTCTAtagactttcttcttctttagccTCTCATACACATTATAATATGTTACCTTTTCCTACTTATAACTATATATGTCTATTATTGTGTGTGGGGGGTATTTTATGCATAAAAGTTAAACAAcatatgatttatttctttttatttaatataagttatattttggggggttttgtGGTTGGCATGCTATGGCTTGGCAATACTGATAAcatcttatattattatacacaGTACTTTTATAAGAAATTGtaaattttctggaaattctataaaaatatgtttctagTCAAAAATGAGAATGTTTCCTTTTTACTAATTATGTGAATTAAGCCctacaaatcaacaaaatatctGCTGATTGATTCTtgtatatatcatcatatagcACAACTCTACTGTTGTGTAATACCATGGAggcattttgcttttttttcaaattaccAACGTATGTTTATTCATGTTAAGTTCTCATACTTTTTAGATAATAATTTGGGGCAgaaattatatcatatttttcacTATAAGTTACAGTAGTGAGGCCTACTGTACATTTCCCCCTTCTATAACTTGTTGATTACCAACTGTTGCACTAATCAGCTGacactgcaacagcagagatccaacaaaaacatatttcccagaATCTCTTTAAATACTTTGACTTTCTGCAGGGTGACactttataaagaaaaacatgcattttcagaaGATAACGTATGATTGGTAAGAGCTTAAGGTTACTACTTGATTAGTTGTATAGTGTACACAAAAGATGATTAATTACAGTAGttgtaatgtatttaatcaTATGTGATTAaagaacagtttaaaaaacaagtacTGAGTCATTTCAACTCCATTCAGAGCACACATCTGTCATTTTACTCTCCCCAGCCCAAAATACCTGTTTGGTTAGTCCACAGATACCTTTGGAACTGaaatcttgtattttaaagttttctctctgactttttAGGCATTACTGTGACTGAATTTCTCTGCACACTTTATGTGCATTGCAATGGCAGAACTGAAAAAGTTTTGGCTAACCTGAAGGATAAAAACTCATTTAGAGCAACAAACAGTCCTGATTGTCTgctcatatgaaaaaaaaacaacaactaaaaagCCACAAGCACAACAGACTAATGTGAGCTACATGACATATTTCCATCCAGCCTGAATGATACCTTCATATAACTGATTAGATGTATAGGTTAAATGGCCATGGAGTGAGTTATCCTAAGTGATGTACAAATAAGGTACATGGAAAAGTTCAACCCTAAAAAGGCAGCTGTCTCATGCTGTTGTTGAAGTatatgcagcagctgtttcctcctgtcatgagAGTTTTGGCTATAGACCTGTCTCTGCCCCCCAGTGGAATGTGCCGGTAGTGCACGAGGCCCTAGTGAGTGATCCCTATGAGCCTCTGGAGCGCTCCTCACTGAAGGCGTTGTCATTCAAaacagctttgctgcttgcgCTGACCTCAGCTATGAGAGTGAGCGAACTGTGCGCCCTGTCGGTTCACCCTAGCTGTTTCGTGGTGACCACAGCGGGGCTACTCTCAGACCGCCTGACTGATTTTTATAACTATCAGATTTATAGTTTCTAACCCTCTGACACTGCAGAGATCCAACAGGACACTCATATAAGTCAAGAGGTTATTCTGAAAGCCATGATCCTGTAAAAGGCCACAAGGCTgctaaatgtcagttttattcCTTTTCAGTGTCTAATACAGATATCCAGCGTCCGTTGTTGGCTTTCATCGTACTCTTCCAATATCAAACTAACAAGTGGCAGTTTTTGCTCTGAGCAAAATATTGTGAGGTTTATTTGAGTGATATTCCTGTCTGCTAACATCAGTGTTGAGatgaatattaaaagaaaaaacaagaatttaacTTAGATATGACAAGTATTAATTATCATCTATTATGCATGCTATTGTTATGCTAATATGTATCAAACCTGCTTTGACCCCTGAAGTGATGAAATGTATGGAAATGACTATGGTGAGCAACCTGCAGTCTGAGGAAGGCCCACAGTTAGACCCATACCAATTTGCATACAGACACCACAGAGGAACTGATGATGTAATCACTAGTATAGTGCACATGGTCACTAAACACCTGGAGAATCCCAGGGCCTATGCCAGACtattgtttgttgattttagtTCAGCATGTAACATTTAATAACCCCATATATTACTTAAAGGATATGGATTTCTAGTTGTTTTGGACACTTATATCTCCAAATTGGGGTTTAATGATGATATAAGTAGCCAGAGACCATTTTCAGTGTGTGCTAGAGCCGAATGATTTTAATGTCTACACTTGAAATCTGTGTGGAATAGCTCACCATGGTGTAGAAGAGCAGAGAAGGTCAGATACCATTAAATAGCAGCGCCAAGTGGGAATATTtcagtaatgaatgaatggaacATCTCCTCATTTTTGTAGAGATCTTATAGAGTCAGTATGCTTCAACTGAAGTGTTTGTCAGATGGTCAAACAGTATTTGAAACCACTGGGTTGCAACTTTCCAAAATTGGTCATGCCAACTTAATGCTACTGGCCAGTGATGCAGAAGTGAGAAAGTATGTAAAACACCATAAATTCTTTCAAGGAGAGATTGTTTGAAAGTGTGCCCCATTATCCCCAAGATAATCTCGGCTAGCCCCTCCAGGTTTTCACCAAAggttgagtgtgtttgttttgaacaGCTATAAAAACTTTGACACACTGTACaaactattgtttgtttaaagcGTACCCCTGATTTCAGTGCATTAATCTCAGATGGTGGTGATGCAAATGaacacactttaaaacacagaGGTGTTGGGCCTCagaccatgaggtcacacagagaaggcctacatgtaacctgtgaggcctgaccacgaggtgcttgttcctttgtttcacccgagacaaaggaatagcgccaaaagTGCTGCttagacaatgggagtccattgcaaactccatttccgaggatgctttgcgattttcacacctcagcagggagcagtcaacatacagtctcattggcggagacgctcctgcacagcggagcgtcctgatgatgCACACGCCTTTCCCGTGTCACTGAGCtgggggtaactcctgttcctctgtgagtcagctgactaaagggggtaccccacgcacgtgatttcccctcatcgaagactcccctcgccggacgagacgagacttcgcccgtgttcacccgaacacattccctGATCCGAGAGAGACTGCtt
This genomic interval from Thunnus thynnus chromosome 14, fThuThy2.1, whole genome shotgun sequence contains the following:
- the LOC137197452 gene encoding ovarian cancer G-protein coupled receptor 1-like, producing MESNNSNVTFDYDSTSDDIPYNIERNIEYVITCVIIGIGLPLTLVAIYSLYSQVQNSNVAPIFIINLLISDIIQFCCMIVLVAKPDWKIDEIFFYIYYYCVLASVGFMVCVAVERYLVITWPMWYHVRRTIKISLVVCVVVWILPLVYVLPLYFWVKFEISETIFAVFLLVPFPLLIFFLGGTLKSLFAANRVPSDEKRRIMGILVLVLLIYTLLFLPNIIWSLVEDARLNDTFDNLTFILLRFSPLADLILYVFIRKGVIDKLLASLCCCRMDSDDNSRSSV